A single genomic interval of Apis cerana isolate GH-2021 linkage group LG2, AcerK_1.0, whole genome shotgun sequence harbors:
- the LOC108003706 gene encoding protein shank isoform X9: MEAGPKQQQQQQQQQQQQQQQQQQPQQAQQQQQAQQQQQAQQNSSCGASSGQAASGQATSPQSGGQPAQGQPQAQQNQDAAAVAACTTAEAGPVEEGVLLARVHVPELYVSKCLQFPKDQLVWDVKQQCLASLPKELKESFNYGLFCPPVNGKAGKFLDEERRLGDYPFNGPVGYLELKYKRRVYKMLHLDEKQLKAMHTRTNLRRLLEYVANSQVEKIAKMCSKGLDPNFHCQETGETPLTLATTLKKPSKVIIALVNGGALLDYRTKEGLTAMHRAVERNSLEAVKTLLELGASPNYKDTKGLTPLYYSVIYKTDPMLCETLLHDHATIGAQDLQGWQEVHQACRNNLVQHLDHLLFYGADMNARNASGNTPLHVCAVNNTDSSCIRQLLFRGAQKDSLNYANQTPYQVAVIAGNMELAEVIKNYQPEEVDKSLGDTASDVISDSSGVGTSQSDTTNSLSIPGTTVVCVESYNSGILGHLNINQGDILEVTGATDCGLLEGVLRGQGTGLFPAHCVQEVRLRHTNIPLGPQPSRDGRNPRVLGRRESQHKYFATAPRLKKPVTSEPRTVVLHRSRKGFGFVLRGAKATSPLMELTPSARYPALQYLDDVDQGGVADLAGLRKGDYLIQINGEDVTTASHEHVVDLIRKSGELVRMTVVSPVISLPNSQSAALLPTSQPIQRQYATLPRKGNNNVAIGGTLGRSPAPMPPRRDPKTTLSVGRARARSMVAGLEGGGERDDRDEITSTGAKSSSAESIHLPQQPSTGPNTGQNTPVQPRTASIRSRPTSSRITAAELEELFQRQQGSASGQYSSSMMSSHFQTGQATKSHPSSPAKTGRVYASVAEMKRKGKLNSRVRFFGGLGGGSDLHRDFHSTPDLNVQVQSSILAPKGHRSQEDVNALNGRNGLPPPNHPPPPPPVGQVVKVNVGANVPDVVTPASVYDNMAHIQQVKELAAATVDGSYGVMSSFRPSNSAKLYASPEDMKTVGYRSRSLPTHTTRCHVRKSHSLRTTNNTTFKPLNSQQNVNNAVSNNNQVNNNQSANNQYAQPLKTNRSHSTIGIRERKKKGISTSSSITNLSSVANNNTGNTVVAANTAPPIPEPDYSLSESENDEGEEETDDDGESEIAKELEKAAAREKLESTRETSGNSNTSGSSSSGSSSLPHSFSVEEIQKVRTQLKSSKSHPNDFLLQQTQQSLAEDGDNSSSGVSSDQDVPVGPPTGFDDTTARNLANEAAQHPSTVLSVASVEKEANPKRTGYGGSGLLTRHAVSLAQLPPPIEADAEEQSNDLFVPPPPEFNAGPSAGNGDELVFAPPPQFCDNKQQAQQQQQQQQQQQNRVKIIGAIPKVTNNQVKASGGRLHNQ, translated from the exons ATGGAGGCGGGACCgaagcaacagcagcagcagcagcagcagcagcaacaacaacaacagcagcagcagcaaccgCAACAAGctcaacagcagcagcaagctcaacagcagcagcaagcTCAACAAAATTCGTCGTGCGGCGCGTCGAGTGGACAGGCAGCGAGCGGGCAGGCGACGAGTCCGCAGAGCGGCGGGCAGCCTGCTCAAGGCCAGCCCCAAGCTCAACAAAATCAAGATGCGGCCGCGGTCGCGGCTTGCACAACTGCGGAGGCCGGGCCGGTGGAAGAGGGGGTGCTGCTGGCCAGGGTGCACGTCCCGGAACTCTACGTCAGCAAGTGTCTTCAATTCCCCAAGGATCAGCTAGTCTGGGACGTGAAGCAGCAATGCCTGGCATCCTTGCCCAAG GAGCTGAAGGAGAGCTTCAATTACGGTCTCTTCTGCCCACCCGTGAATGGGAAAGCCGGAAAATTCTTGGACGAGGAACGTCGCCTCGGCGACTATCCGTTCAACGGACCCGTCGGATACTTGGAG CTCAAGTACAAAAGACGGGTCTACAAGATGCTGCACCTGGATGAAAAACAGTTGAAGGCGATGCACACGAGGACGAACTTGCGAAGGTTGCTCGAGTACGTGGCAAACAGCCAGGTCGAGAAGATCGCCAAGATGTGCAGCAAGGGCCTGGATCCTAATTTCCACTGCCAGGAAACTGGag AGACTCCCCTCACCTTGGCCACGACGTTGAAGAAACCCTCGAAGGTGATAATAGCGCTGGTGAACGGTGGCGCGTTGCTGGATTATCGAACGAAGGAGGGTTTGACGGCGATGCATCGCGCCGTGGAGCGGAACAGTTTGGAAGCTGTGAAGACGCTGCTCGAGCTCGGCGCAAGCCCCAATTACAAGGACACCAAGGGTTTGACGCCGCTCTACTACAGCGTCATCTACAAAACCGATCCGATGCTGTGCGAAACGTTGCTCCACGACCACGCGACGATAGGCGCCCAGGATTTGCAGGGATGGCAGGAAGTGCATCAG GCCTGCCGCAACAACCTGGTCCAACACCTGGATCACTTGCTTTTTTACGGTGCCGACATGAACGCGCGTAACGCGTCCGGCAACACGCCGTTGCACGTTTGCGCTGTGAACAACACGGACTCGTCCTGCATACGCCAGTTGCTGTTCAGAGGCGCGCAGAAGGACAGCCTGAATTACGCGAACCAGACTCCCTACCAGGTGGCGGTGATCGCTGGGAACATGGAGCTGGCCGAGGTCATTAAGAATTATCAGCCGGAAGAAGTTG acaagAGTCTCGGCGATACAGCTTCCGACGTGATTAGCGATAGTTCAGGGGTGGGAACCTCGCAGTCGGACACTACCAATTCCCTATCGATACCGGGGACCACGGTTGTCTGCGTCGAGAGTTATAACAGCGGAATACTAGGCCATCTGAATATCAATCAAGGAGATATCTTGGAAG TGACCGGAGCGACCGATTGCGGCCTTCTCGAGGGTGTTCTTCGCGGACAGGGCACGGGCCTTTTCCCAGCCCACTGCGTGCAAGAGGTCAGGCTTCGCCACACCAACATCCCATTGGGCCCTCAGCCTTCGAGGGACGGCCGGAACCCGAGGGTGTTGGGTCGCAGAGAATCGCAACACAAGTATTTCGCTACCGCTCCCAGATTGAAGAAACC AGTTACGTCGGAGCCCCGCACCGTGGTGCTGCATCGGTCGAGGAAGGGTTTCGGATTCGTGTTACGAGGCGCCAAGGCAACCTCGCCTTTGATGGAGTTGACGCCATCGGCCAGATACCCTGCCTTGCAGTACCTGGACGACGTCGATCAAGGAGGAGTGGCGGATCTGGCCGGTCTTCGAAAAGGGGATTACCTTATCCAA ATCAACGGCGAGGACGTGACCACGGCGTCGCACGAGCACGTGGTCGACCTGATACGAAAATCGGGGGAGTTGGTGCGAATGACGGTGGTCTCGCCGGTGATCAGCCTTCCGAACTCGCAATCGGCAGCCCTTCTGCCAACTAGTCAACCGATTCAGAGACAGTACGCGACCCTGCCGCGGAAAGGTAACAACAACGTGGCGATTGGCGGCACGCTCGGCAGATCGCCTGCCCCCATGCCGCCCCGAAGGGATCCAAAGACGACTCTGAGCGTTGGCCGGGCGCGAGCAAGATCGATGGTAGCTGGATTAG AAGGCGGTGGGGAGAGGGACGATCGCGACGAAATCACATCGACGGGGGCTAAATCGAGTAGCGCGGAGTCCATCCATCTTCCCCAGCAGCCGTCGACCGGACCCAACACCGGGCAAAACACACCGGTGCAGCCGAGGACGGCCAGTATCCGATCGAGGCCCACCTCCAGTAGGATCACCGCCGCGGAACTGGAG GAACTATTTCAGCGGCAGCAAGGTAGTGCCAGTGGTCAGTACAGCTCGTCCATGATGAGCTCTCACTTTCAAACTGGTCAAGCTACCAAGTCGCATCCTTCCTCGCCTGCAAAGACCGGCAGGGTATACGCGAGCGTAGCGGAAATGAAACGCAAAGGCAAA TTGAACTCGAGGGTGCGATTCTTCGGTGGATTGGGCGGTGGTTCCGATCTTCATCGAGACTTTCACAGTACGCCGGACTTGAATGTGCAGGTGCAGTCGTCCATTTTAGCTCCGAAAGGGCACAGAAGCCAAGAGGACGTGAACGCGTTGAATGGAAGAAACGGACTTCCACCACCGAACCATCCACCACCTCCGCCACCTGTCGGCCAAGTAGTCAAAGTGAACGTGGGCGCTAATGTGCCGGATGTAGTCACACCGGCTTCTGTCTACGACAACATGGCTCATATACAGCAAGTCAAag AATTGGCAGCCGCGACAGTGGATGGAAGTTACGGCGTGATGTCGAGTTTCCGACCTTCGAACAGCGCAAAACTGTACGCCTCGCCGGAAGACATGAAGACTGTAGGATATCGTTCCCGTAGCTTGCCGACCCATACGACCCGTTGTCACGTGAGGAAATCGCACAGCTTGCGGACCACCAACAACACGACGTTCAAACCGTTGAACAGCCAACAGAACGTGAACAACGCGGTGAGCAACAACAACCAAGTGAACAACAATCAGTCGGCCAACAACCAATACGCCCAACCTCTGAAGACGAATAGAAGTCACAGCACGATCGGTAtcagggagagaaagaagaaaggcaTCAGTACCAGTTCCTCGATCACGAATCTCTCGTCCGTGGCTAACAACAACACCGGGAACACGGTGGTGGCGGCGAACACGGCGCCACCTATCCCAGAGCCGGATTACAGTCTTTCCGAGTCGGAGAACGACGAGGGCGAGGAGGAGACCGACGACGACGGAGAATCGGAGATCGCCAAGGAATTGGAGAAGGCAGCTGCGAGGGAAAAGTTGGAATCGACTCGAGAAACATCGGGCAACTCGAACACCTCCGGTTCCAGTTCATCGGGTAGCAGCTCGTTGCCCCACTCTTTCAGCGTGGAAGAGATTCAAAAGGTGAGGACGCAGTTGAAATCTTCGAAGAGTCATCCGAACGACTTTCTGCTGCAACAAACGCAGCAATCCCTGGCCGAGGATGGCGACAACAGCTCGAGTGGAGTGAGCTCCGATCAAGACGTGCCGGTAGGCCCACCGACGGGTTTCGACGACACGACAGCCAGAAATCTTGCCAACGAAGCTGCACAGCATCCGAGCACGGTGCTCTCCGTGGCAAGCGTCGAAAAGGAGGCCAATCCGAAAAGAACGGGCTACGGTGGCAGTGGATTATTGACGCGGCACGCTGTCAGCCTGGCCCAATTACCACCACCGATCGAGGCGGATGCCGAGGAGCAGAGCAACGACCTGTTCGTACCGCCGCCACCGGAGTTCAATGCGGGGCCGTCTGCCGGGAATGGGGACGAATTGGTATTTGCGCCGCCACCTCAGTTCTGTGACAACAAACAACAAGcgcaacaacaacagcagcaacagcaacagcaacagAATCGCGTTAAGATCATCGGGGCGATACCGAAAGTTACCAACAATCAAGTAAAAGCTTCCGGTGGACGATTGCACAATCAGTGA
- the LOC108003706 gene encoding uncharacterized protein LOC108003706 isoform X7 has translation MEAGPKQQQQQQQQQQQQQQQQQQPQQAQQQQQAQQQQQAQQNSSCGASSGQAASGQATSPQSGGQPAQGQPQAQQNQDAAAVAACTTAEAGPVEEGVLLARVHVPELYVSKCLQFPKDQLVWDVKQQCLASLPKELKESFNYGLFCPPVNGKAGKFLDEERRLGDYPFNGPVGYLELKYKRRVYKMLHLDEKQLKAMHTRTNLRRLLEYVANSQVEKIAKMCSKGLDPNFHCQETGETPLTLATTLKKPSKVIIALVNGGALLDYRTKEGLTAMHRAVERNSLEAVKTLLELGASPNYKDTKGLTPLYYSVIYKTDPMLCETLLHDHATIGAQDLQGWQEVHQACRNNLVQHLDHLLFYGADMNARNASGNTPLHVCAVNNTDSSCIRQLLFRGAQKDSLNYANQTPYQVAVIAGNMELAEVIKNYQPEEVVPFKGPPRYNPKRRSVAFGGTSAMTTSCSASNLGTLTRIPSAEQQHASGGTGGGGGGGGGGSLTRTISVEQYAVTRVPSAEQYATGNLTRVPSTEQYASPIATATATTANNNNNNNNNNNNNTVTRLSTGDHHHHHHHHHHHHQYPATTATGTLTRVPSTEQYSTGTLTRIPSAEQYANSIARSAGDAHHHAVTLARVVPSIEPSTTRNDQIQRIPSSDYQSPNSLRDPNARLPSTAENYQNVRMEGLTRLQEHRLELQHRLDMHRTMEMPPSPSPSSRSLAPFSSASSSLSEGSNQPSGEDSASIVTVTGATDCGLLEGVLRGQGTGLFPAHCVQEVRLRHTNIPLGPQPSRDGRNPRVLGRRESQHKYFATAPRLKKPVTSEPRTVVLHRSRKGFGFVLRGAKATSPLMELTPSARYPALQYLDDVDQGGVADLAGLRKGDYLIQINGEDVTTASHEHVVDLIRKSGELVRMTVVSPVISLPNSQSAALLPTSQPIQRQYATLPRKGNNNVAIGGTLGRSPAPMPPRRDPKTTLSVGRARARSMVAGLEGGGERDDRDEITSTGAKSSSAESIHLPQQPSTGPNTGQNTPVQPRTASIRSRPTSSRITAAELEELFQRQQGSASGQYSSSMMSSHFQTGQATKSHPSSPAKTGRVYASVAEMKRKGKLNSRVRFFGGLGGGSDLHRDFHSTPDLNVQVQSSILAPKGHRSQEDVNALNGRNGLPPPNHPPPPPPVGQVVKVNVGANVPDVVTPASVYDNMAHIQQVKELAAATVDGSYGVMSSFRPSNSAKLYASPEDMKTVGYRSRSLPTHTTRCHVRKSHSLRTTNNTTFKPLNSQQNVNNAVSNNNQVNNNQSANNQYAQPLKTNRSHSTIGIRERKKKGISTSSSITNLSSVANNNTGNTVVAANTAPPIPEPDYSLSESENDEGEEETDDDGESEIAKELEKAAAREKLESTRETSGNSNTSGSSSSGSSSLPHSFSVEEIQKVRTQLKSSKSHPNDFLLQQTQQSLAEDGDNSSSGVSSDQDVPVGPPTGFDDTTARNLANEAAQHPSTVLSVASVEKEANPKRTGYGGSGLLTRHAVSLAQLPPPIEADAEEQSNDLFVPPPPEFNAGPSAGNGDELVFAPPPQFCDNKQQAQQQQQQQQQQQNRVKIIGAIPKVTNNQVKASGGRLHNQ, from the exons ATGGAGGCGGGACCgaagcaacagcagcagcagcagcagcagcagcaacaacaacaacagcagcagcagcaaccgCAACAAGctcaacagcagcagcaagctcaacagcagcagcaagcTCAACAAAATTCGTCGTGCGGCGCGTCGAGTGGACAGGCAGCGAGCGGGCAGGCGACGAGTCCGCAGAGCGGCGGGCAGCCTGCTCAAGGCCAGCCCCAAGCTCAACAAAATCAAGATGCGGCCGCGGTCGCGGCTTGCACAACTGCGGAGGCCGGGCCGGTGGAAGAGGGGGTGCTGCTGGCCAGGGTGCACGTCCCGGAACTCTACGTCAGCAAGTGTCTTCAATTCCCCAAGGATCAGCTAGTCTGGGACGTGAAGCAGCAATGCCTGGCATCCTTGCCCAAG GAGCTGAAGGAGAGCTTCAATTACGGTCTCTTCTGCCCACCCGTGAATGGGAAAGCCGGAAAATTCTTGGACGAGGAACGTCGCCTCGGCGACTATCCGTTCAACGGACCCGTCGGATACTTGGAG CTCAAGTACAAAAGACGGGTCTACAAGATGCTGCACCTGGATGAAAAACAGTTGAAGGCGATGCACACGAGGACGAACTTGCGAAGGTTGCTCGAGTACGTGGCAAACAGCCAGGTCGAGAAGATCGCCAAGATGTGCAGCAAGGGCCTGGATCCTAATTTCCACTGCCAGGAAACTGGag AGACTCCCCTCACCTTGGCCACGACGTTGAAGAAACCCTCGAAGGTGATAATAGCGCTGGTGAACGGTGGCGCGTTGCTGGATTATCGAACGAAGGAGGGTTTGACGGCGATGCATCGCGCCGTGGAGCGGAACAGTTTGGAAGCTGTGAAGACGCTGCTCGAGCTCGGCGCAAGCCCCAATTACAAGGACACCAAGGGTTTGACGCCGCTCTACTACAGCGTCATCTACAAAACCGATCCGATGCTGTGCGAAACGTTGCTCCACGACCACGCGACGATAGGCGCCCAGGATTTGCAGGGATGGCAGGAAGTGCATCAG GCCTGCCGCAACAACCTGGTCCAACACCTGGATCACTTGCTTTTTTACGGTGCCGACATGAACGCGCGTAACGCGTCCGGCAACACGCCGTTGCACGTTTGCGCTGTGAACAACACGGACTCGTCCTGCATACGCCAGTTGCTGTTCAGAGGCGCGCAGAAGGACAGCCTGAATTACGCGAACCAGACTCCCTACCAGGTGGCGGTGATCGCTGGGAACATGGAGCTGGCCGAGGTCATTAAGAATTATCAGCCGGAAGAAGTTG TACCGTTTAAAGGGCCGCCACGCTACAACCCGAAACGGCGCTCGGTGGCGTTCGGAGGCACGTCGGCGATGACCACTAGCTGCTCGGCCAGCAACTTGGGCACCCTCACCAGGATACCGTCCGCTGAACAGCAACACGCCTCTGGCGgaacaggaggaggaggaggaggaggaggaggtggaagCCTGACCAGAACGATCTCAGTGGAGCAGTACGCGGTGACGAGAGTACCGTCCGCCGAGCAATACGCGACCGGCAACCTGACCAGAGTACCGTCCACGGAACAATACGCCAGCCCTATCGCGACCGCGACCGCCACCACcgccaacaacaacaacaataacaacaacaacaacaacaacaacacaGTGACCAGGCTGTCCACGGGggatcatcatcatcatcaccaccaccaccatcatcaCCATCAATACCCGGCAACGACCGCCACCGGTACGCTTACCAGAGTGCCGTCCACCGAGCAATACTCGACCGGCACCCTCACCAGAATACCGTCCGCCGAGCAGTACGCGAACAGTATCGCGAGGAGCGCGGGGGACGCCCATCATCACGCCGTCACCCTCGCCCGAGTAGTACCGTCCATCGAACCATCGACGACCAGAAACGACCAGATACAGAGAATACCGTCCTCGGATTACCAGAGCCCGAATTCGCTGAGGGATCCTAACGCGAG ATTACCGAGCACCGCGGAGAACTATCAGAACGTAAGAATGGAGGGTCTGACGAGGCTGCAAGAACACCGGCTCGAGCTACAGCACCGTCTCGACATGCACAGAACGATGGAGATGCCGCCCTCGCCCTCGCCGAGCAGCAGGAGTCTAGCTCCTTTCAGCTCGGCCAGCTCGAGCCTGTCCGAAGGCAGCAATCAACCGTCCGGCGAAGATTCCGCCAGCATCGTCACAG TGACCGGAGCGACCGATTGCGGCCTTCTCGAGGGTGTTCTTCGCGGACAGGGCACGGGCCTTTTCCCAGCCCACTGCGTGCAAGAGGTCAGGCTTCGCCACACCAACATCCCATTGGGCCCTCAGCCTTCGAGGGACGGCCGGAACCCGAGGGTGTTGGGTCGCAGAGAATCGCAACACAAGTATTTCGCTACCGCTCCCAGATTGAAGAAACC AGTTACGTCGGAGCCCCGCACCGTGGTGCTGCATCGGTCGAGGAAGGGTTTCGGATTCGTGTTACGAGGCGCCAAGGCAACCTCGCCTTTGATGGAGTTGACGCCATCGGCCAGATACCCTGCCTTGCAGTACCTGGACGACGTCGATCAAGGAGGAGTGGCGGATCTGGCCGGTCTTCGAAAAGGGGATTACCTTATCCAA ATCAACGGCGAGGACGTGACCACGGCGTCGCACGAGCACGTGGTCGACCTGATACGAAAATCGGGGGAGTTGGTGCGAATGACGGTGGTCTCGCCGGTGATCAGCCTTCCGAACTCGCAATCGGCAGCCCTTCTGCCAACTAGTCAACCGATTCAGAGACAGTACGCGACCCTGCCGCGGAAAGGTAACAACAACGTGGCGATTGGCGGCACGCTCGGCAGATCGCCTGCCCCCATGCCGCCCCGAAGGGATCCAAAGACGACTCTGAGCGTTGGCCGGGCGCGAGCAAGATCGATGGTAGCTGGATTAG AAGGCGGTGGGGAGAGGGACGATCGCGACGAAATCACATCGACGGGGGCTAAATCGAGTAGCGCGGAGTCCATCCATCTTCCCCAGCAGCCGTCGACCGGACCCAACACCGGGCAAAACACACCGGTGCAGCCGAGGACGGCCAGTATCCGATCGAGGCCCACCTCCAGTAGGATCACCGCCGCGGAACTGGAG GAACTATTTCAGCGGCAGCAAGGTAGTGCCAGTGGTCAGTACAGCTCGTCCATGATGAGCTCTCACTTTCAAACTGGTCAAGCTACCAAGTCGCATCCTTCCTCGCCTGCAAAGACCGGCAGGGTATACGCGAGCGTAGCGGAAATGAAACGCAAAGGCAAA TTGAACTCGAGGGTGCGATTCTTCGGTGGATTGGGCGGTGGTTCCGATCTTCATCGAGACTTTCACAGTACGCCGGACTTGAATGTGCAGGTGCAGTCGTCCATTTTAGCTCCGAAAGGGCACAGAAGCCAAGAGGACGTGAACGCGTTGAATGGAAGAAACGGACTTCCACCACCGAACCATCCACCACCTCCGCCACCTGTCGGCCAAGTAGTCAAAGTGAACGTGGGCGCTAATGTGCCGGATGTAGTCACACCGGCTTCTGTCTACGACAACATGGCTCATATACAGCAAGTCAAag AATTGGCAGCCGCGACAGTGGATGGAAGTTACGGCGTGATGTCGAGTTTCCGACCTTCGAACAGCGCAAAACTGTACGCCTCGCCGGAAGACATGAAGACTGTAGGATATCGTTCCCGTAGCTTGCCGACCCATACGACCCGTTGTCACGTGAGGAAATCGCACAGCTTGCGGACCACCAACAACACGACGTTCAAACCGTTGAACAGCCAACAGAACGTGAACAACGCGGTGAGCAACAACAACCAAGTGAACAACAATCAGTCGGCCAACAACCAATACGCCCAACCTCTGAAGACGAATAGAAGTCACAGCACGATCGGTAtcagggagagaaagaagaaaggcaTCAGTACCAGTTCCTCGATCACGAATCTCTCGTCCGTGGCTAACAACAACACCGGGAACACGGTGGTGGCGGCGAACACGGCGCCACCTATCCCAGAGCCGGATTACAGTCTTTCCGAGTCGGAGAACGACGAGGGCGAGGAGGAGACCGACGACGACGGAGAATCGGAGATCGCCAAGGAATTGGAGAAGGCAGCTGCGAGGGAAAAGTTGGAATCGACTCGAGAAACATCGGGCAACTCGAACACCTCCGGTTCCAGTTCATCGGGTAGCAGCTCGTTGCCCCACTCTTTCAGCGTGGAAGAGATTCAAAAGGTGAGGACGCAGTTGAAATCTTCGAAGAGTCATCCGAACGACTTTCTGCTGCAACAAACGCAGCAATCCCTGGCCGAGGATGGCGACAACAGCTCGAGTGGAGTGAGCTCCGATCAAGACGTGCCGGTAGGCCCACCGACGGGTTTCGACGACACGACAGCCAGAAATCTTGCCAACGAAGCTGCACAGCATCCGAGCACGGTGCTCTCCGTGGCAAGCGTCGAAAAGGAGGCCAATCCGAAAAGAACGGGCTACGGTGGCAGTGGATTATTGACGCGGCACGCTGTCAGCCTGGCCCAATTACCACCACCGATCGAGGCGGATGCCGAGGAGCAGAGCAACGACCTGTTCGTACCGCCGCCACCGGAGTTCAATGCGGGGCCGTCTGCCGGGAATGGGGACGAATTGGTATTTGCGCCGCCACCTCAGTTCTGTGACAACAAACAACAAGcgcaacaacaacagcagcaacagcaacagcaacagAATCGCGTTAAGATCATCGGGGCGATACCGAAAGTTACCAACAATCAAGTAAAAGCTTCCGGTGGACGATTGCACAATCAGTGA